Proteins encoded by one window of Nitrospira sp. CR1.1:
- a CDS encoding ketosteroid isomerase, with product MTSENVPAVVARYFTAIGEMDPDAWVACFAERGTSYEPGAPSPLQGHEALRQFLVPVLGAFETISMTADHVFQSGNRIAVKFTGRGTGKNGRQVIFEGIDVFEINQAGTIQTMWGYWNPAAMMAQLQG from the coding sequence ATGACCTCCGAGAATGTTCCGGCAGTGGTGGCCCGGTATTTTACCGCAATCGGCGAGATGGACCCGGACGCATGGGTCGCCTGCTTCGCGGAACGGGGAACCAGTTACGAACCGGGGGCCCCCTCACCGCTACAGGGCCATGAGGCATTGCGCCAATTTCTAGTGCCGGTCCTAGGGGCCTTTGAAACCATCTCCATGACCGCAGACCACGTCTTCCAGTCCGGGAACCGCATCGCCGTTAAATTCACGGGGCGGGGTACAGGCAAGAATGGCAGACAGGTGATTTTCGAAGGCATCGACGTGTTCGAGATCAATCAGGCAGGAACAATCCAAACGATGTGGGGCTACTGGAATCCAGCCGCCATGATGGCGCAACTGCAGGGGTGA
- a CDS encoding CBS domain-containing protein, protein MAWNIASKIVRRVVTIDENHPVIDAATLMAEEFVGSVLITSSSKITGVFTERDLMMRVVGKKRDPESVQIKDVMTKNMITVSPKDTASYCLNLMKEHRCRHLLVFDGEEFIGIVSLRDMVTLLMEEKEALIAYLHQYISS, encoded by the coding sequence ATGGCGTGGAATATTGCCTCGAAAATTGTTCGCAGGGTGGTGACGATCGACGAGAATCACCCGGTGATTGATGCCGCGACCCTGATGGCCGAAGAGTTCGTCGGATCGGTGCTCATTACCAGTTCCTCCAAAATCACCGGCGTGTTCACGGAGCGGGATTTGATGATGCGCGTGGTCGGGAAGAAGCGGGATCCTGAGTCGGTGCAGATCAAGGATGTGATGACGAAAAACATGATCACGGTGAGTCCGAAGGATACGGCGAGTTATTGCTTGAATCTGATGAAGGAGCATCGCTGTCGCCATTTATTGGTCTTCGACGGCGAGGAATTTATCGGAATCGTCTCACTGCGGGATATGGTTACCCTGTTGATGGAGGAAAAGGAGGCGCTGATCGCCTATCTTCACCAATACATCAGTTCATGA